The Rhodobacter sp. 24-YEA-8 DNA segment GCTGTCGCCACCGGCTGCAGCGCCAGCGCCACGCGCAGCTTTTTCACCATGTCTGCTTCTGACGCGTAGTCGAGATTAACCTGCACCGTCGAGGTGCGGTACATCATCTGCGTGCCATGGGTGCCCACGCGGCCCATGTAATCGGTCATCAGCCGGTAGCGGCCCTTGGGCATCACCGGCATCTGGTCATGCGACCATTCCGGTGCCGCCCCGATTCCCATGAACCGGACCCCCATGCCCTCGGTCACCGCCGCAACCTCGGCGAGGTGATTGTCAAGTTCGGCCGCGGTCTCGTTGATGGTCAGGACCGGCGCGCCGGAAAGCTCGAACTGGCCGCCGGGCTCAAGGCTGATATTTGCGCCGTTGCGGGTAAGGCCGATGACGTTCTCACCTTCAAGCACCGGCTCCCAGCCAAAACGCGCCTCAAGCCCTGCGAAAATCGCGGAAATCGAGCGCGAGCCGTCATAGGGCAGCGGCTGTCTGGTATCGGTAAGCCAGCCGAACTTCTCGTGCTCGGTCCCGATGCGCCAGTCTTCCTTCGGTTTACAACCGCTCTCCAGCAAGGCCGCGAGCTGGTCAAGGCTCTCGATCGGGCCGCCTCCGGATTGTGGTATCGACATGGGCTGGCTCCGGCTTCGCTGTCAACTGGTCTCAGGCGACTGACCTGTCCTGTCCAGGGGGATATTGTCAAGCCCGCCAGATGCACAGATCCTGTGAGCCGGCGTTCCGGATGGGCCGGCCGGGCGGCCAGTCAGACGCCCGCTCACACGGGCCGGATGCCGCTGCCGGGCCGCGTCCAGACCAGATGTTCGCGCGCGCCGGTCGAGGGCAGCATGCTGCCTTGGGGCGCTACATCGGCATCAAGCGCCGCCACGAGGTTTGCGGCCGTCAGCCCTGGCAGGCTGGTCAGCGCATCGGCCAGATCCCCCGCCCCGGCGGATTCGAGTGGCACGATCAGCCGCGCCCCCGAAAGGTCGCGCATCTGCCAGAGCCTGCGTCCCCGGAGCGTGACCAGCTTCAGTTCTGCAAGGTCATTCAGGCTGACCTCGCCTCCCATCACCGGATGCAGAAACCGGATGCGGCCCTCGTCCACCTCGATCAGCCCCGGCGCCGAAGGGTCGGCCTGAAAGCGCATACGCCGCCAGCCATTGACCGCCCAGCCAATCCCGAGCGCCATCACCGCCAGGCCCGGCAGCTGCCAGACCAGGGTGCCGCCGGCGAAGATCCACATGCCGAACAGAAGGAAAGCCGCACCTTCTATCACGCCCTGCCAGCGCCGTGCGCGGGCAACAAGCTCGGGGCGGATCATGCCCAATCCCCGAAAGACCGCTGCCAGAGCGTCACCGCCGCCAGTGCCGCCGTTTCGGCGCGCAGGATCCGGGGGCCAAGGGCGACGGGGCTGACAAAATCGAGACTGTCGAGTTTCGCGCGTTCCTCGGGCGTGAAGCCGCCTTCCGGCCCGATCAGGATCGCCGCAGGCGCGCCCGGCGCGCCCGGCCAGGTCCCATCCGACCCCGCCCGGATCTCATCGGCCCAATAGATCCGCCGCGCCGGATCCCAGCTCGCCAGAAGCCGGTCGAGCGGTTGCAGATCGCTGATCCCCGGCACAAAGGTCGCGCCGCATTGCTCGGCCGCCTCAATGGCATGGGCCTGCTGCTTGTCGAGCCGGAGCCGTTCGGCATTCATGCGCCGGGTCGAGATGGGCATCAGACGCGCAACCCCCAGCTCTACCGCCTTCTCAACAATGAAATTCGTGCGTTCCTTTTTGACCGGCGTGAACAAAAGCCACAGATCCGGCGGGAAGTCCTGCCGCCGCATCTGCGCCTCGCAGACCAGAACGCCGCGCCGTTTATTCGCCTCGGCCACGCGCGCGCGCCATTCGCCGTCACGCCCGTTGAACAAAAGCACCTCGGCGCCTGTTCCCAGCCGCATCACGGCAAAAAGATAGTTCGCCGCACCCTCAAGGACTGCGACGGCTTGCCCCTCACCAAGGGGCTGATCTACATGAAGTCTGACTTTCGGCCCGGACATGGAGGCGAAACTATGGCGCCCACAGACAGAACGCCAGAGGGAAGCGGCCAGCCCGAAGGGGATGATCTGCTGTCGCCGGTCGAGGCGGCACGGCTTGCCGATCAGCTGGAGGCCACGGCGGCGAAGATCAACACCGGCCAGGTGGCGGATGCGCCGCGCGGCAATTGGGTGGATCACCTCGCCCCGCCGGTGACGCGGCCCTTCCTGCGGCTGTCACGGGCAGACCGGCCGATCGGGACCTGGCTTTTATGGCTTCCCTGTCTCTGGGCGCTGGCACTGGCGGCGAATGATGGGTCTGGTTTTTCCTGGTGGGATCTGTGGCTGGTGGCCTCTTCCGGGGCTGGCGCCTTTCTGATGCGTGGCGCGGGCTGCACCTGGAATGACATCACCGACCGCGACTTCGATGCCTCGGTCGCACGGACCCGCTCGCGTCCGCTGCCTTCGGGCCAGGTCACGGTGAAAGGCGCGGTGATCTGGATGGCGGCCCAGGCGCTGATTGCGGCGCTGATCCTGTTCAGCTATAACCGGCTGGCGATCACACTTGGCATAGGCTCGCTGGCGCTGGTGATGATCTATCCTTTCGCGAAACGCTTCACCTGGTGGCCGCAGGTCTTTCTTGGCTTCGCCTTCAACTGGGGGGCGCTGCTGCTCTGGGCCGCGCATTCCGAAGATCTGCCGGTTGCGGCAGTGATCCTGTGGCTGGCGGGTATCGCCTGGACGCTGTTTTACGACACGATCTATGCCCATCAGGACAAGGAAGATGACGCGCTGATCGGGGTGAAATCCACCGCGCGGCTGTTTGCCGACCGGACCGGTCAATGGCTTGCGGGCTTTCTTGTACTTTCGGTGCTGCTGTTTGCGGCGGCGGTGATCCTCACCATCCCCGCAAGCCGGGGCATCCTGCCTGTGCTGATGGCGCTTTGTGGCATCTGGGCTTTCGGACTGCACCTTTTCTGGCAGTTGCGGCAGCTGGATGCGGATGATCCGGCCATCTGCCTCAGGCTTTTCAAATCGAACCGCGATGCTGGTCTGATCCCTGTGCTGTTTCTTGCCGTCGCAATCTTCCTCTGATTGATCCCTGCCGCCCAAGCGCCTAGGTAGAGGGACGATCCCGGCGGCCCGGTTCCCGTGGCCTGCGGGACTCCTACGGTTCCGCAAATCCCGGGTCTTCCTTTGCCGCAACGTCTGCTCACCCTGCCCCGTGCCGCTCTCGGTGCCCTTGCTTTCGCAATTGCCGGACTTTTGATGATCGGCATCGCCTTTTGCACGGTGCTGGTGATCGAAGACCGCACCCGGGACGTGCTGGGACAGCGCCTGACCGAAGCGCGGATGGACTGGGTCGGGGTGACGACCGACGGGATGCAGGTGGGACTGAGCGGCACCGCCCCGAACGAGGCGGCGCGGTTTCGGGCACTGAACCTTGTCGGCAGCCTCGTTGACAGCTCGCGGATCCGCGACGGGCTCGAGGTCGCCCCCACCACCGCCATCGAGGCGCCGCGTTTCTCGGTCGAGATGCTCAGAAATGATGACGGGATCCAGCTGATCGGCCTGATCCCGGCGATCCTCAATGAGGGCGAGCTGGATTCCGAAGGCCTTGCGGCAGCAGCCAATGGCTTTACCGCCGAAGACAGCGCCCCCGCCAATATGCTGCAGACCGCGAACTGGCCGGCCCCCGAGGGCTGGGACGCCTCGCTGCGCTTCGGGCTTGAGGCTTTGTCTTTGCTGAAACGCTCGAAGATCTCGGTCTCGGCCGGTGAGGTTCGGGTGACCGCCATCGCCGAAAGCCCGGCGGAAAAGCGGCGTTTTGAAACGGAGCTTGGCAAGCGCAAACCGGCCTCGGTCAGGCTGGATGCCGCGATTTCCGCGCCGCGCCCGGTGATCACGCCCTTCACACTGCGCTTTGTCGTTGATGGCAGCGGCGCGCGGTTTGACGCCTGTTCGGCTGATACCGAACGCGCCCGCAGCCTGATTCTGGCGGCCGCAAGCGCCACCGGGATGGAGGGGCCGGCAATCTGCACCGTGGGTCTTGGCACCCCGACGCCGCGCTGGTCGGAAGCGGCAGTACTGGCGATCCGCAAGCTTGGCGCCATGGGCCAGGGCAGCGTCACCTTCTCAGACGCGGATATCACCTTTGAAGCCGGCGAGGGCGTGACGCAGGAGGCCTTTGACACCGCGCTTGGCGATCTGCGCGCCGGCCTGCCGGATGTGTTCTCGCTGCAACCGGTGCCGCCCTCGACCGAAGCCGTGATCCGTGGCCCCGAGGAATTCACCGCCCGCCTTGTGACGGGGGGACGGGTCGAACTGCGTGGCCGCCTTGTCGATGAGGTGCAGCAGGCGGCGGTTGATGCCTATGCAAGGGCCTCATTCGGCGCGTCAAATGTCTATGTGGCGACGCTGCTGGACCCGGCCTTGCCCGATGGCTGGCCGTCAAGGGTGCTGGCGGGGCTCGAATCGCTTTCGATGCTGAGCGAGGGCACGCTTGTGGTGCGCGCCGACACAGTCGAACTGCGCGGCATCACCGGCAGCCAGGAGGCCCGTGGCCGTATCACCCAGATCCTGTCGTCGAAACTGGGCCAGGGCCGCAATTTCCGCGTCGAAGTCACCTATGACAAAAAGCTCGACCCGCTGGCCGCACTGCCGACACCTGCAGAATGCGCCGCTGACGTGGCCGCGATCATGGCGAAATCGAAAATCGCCTTCACGCCGGGATCGGCCGAGATCGCCTCGGAGGCCGGACCGCTGATCAATGAAATCGCTGAAGTGCTGAAGCGCTGCCCGGCGATTCCGATGGAAATCGCAGGTCATACCGATTCGCAGGGTTCGGAAAGCGGCAATGCGGCGCTGAGCCAGGCCCGGGCCGAGGCGGTGCTGATGGCCTTGCAGGGCCGTCGCGTCGATGTGTCGAATATGACGGCCCTCGGCTATGGCGAAAGCACCCCCATCGCGGATAACGCCACCGAGGCCGGGCGCGAGGCCAATCGTCGCATCGAATTCAGCCTGAAAGGCGCCGCCGCCCCCGAAACGCCGGCAAAAGCGGCACCTGCCGAAGAGACAGCCCCCACCGGTGACGAAATCGCCACCGCCCCGGAGGATGAGGATCTCGAAGACCTGGTGCTTGGCTCTTCGGACCCCGATGATCCGGCAACTCCGGCTGATGAAGCGGGCGAGCACGATGTCCAGGTGCCTGCCGCGCAAGGGACTGCTCAGCCGAAGACCGAATCGCCCCCCTCCCCCGCATCGCCTGCAACAGCCGGCCCTGCCCAGGCGGAGTCGGAGGCGCCGTCTGAGCCAGGCCCGGAAATCGTCTATACCTATAGCGGCCCCTCGCTGGCCCCTGCAGAGCAGACCATCCGCCCGAAAACCCGCCCTGCCAGCGCCGGCCAGGACTGAGCCGCGCGCCCGATTGATAACCCCGGATGCGTCGCCCGGATGGCGCCAGCGGGACCAGGAAAGTAAATTTGCATGAACCGGACAGAATTCATCATTGCCACCTCGGTCATCCTGTTGCTGGCCTTTGC contains these protein-coding regions:
- a CDS encoding OmpA family protein; its protein translation is MPQRLLTLPRAALGALAFAIAGLLMIGIAFCTVLVIEDRTRDVLGQRLTEARMDWVGVTTDGMQVGLSGTAPNEAARFRALNLVGSLVDSSRIRDGLEVAPTTAIEAPRFSVEMLRNDDGIQLIGLIPAILNEGELDSEGLAAAANGFTAEDSAPANMLQTANWPAPEGWDASLRFGLEALSLLKRSKISVSAGEVRVTAIAESPAEKRRFETELGKRKPASVRLDAAISAPRPVITPFTLRFVVDGSGARFDACSADTERARSLILAAASATGMEGPAICTVGLGTPTPRWSEAAVLAIRKLGAMGQGSVTFSDADITFEAGEGVTQEAFDTALGDLRAGLPDVFSLQPVPPSTEAVIRGPEEFTARLVTGGRVELRGRLVDEVQQAAVDAYARASFGASNVYVATLLDPALPDGWPSRVLAGLESLSMLSEGTLVVRADTVELRGITGSQEARGRITQILSSKLGQGRNFRVEVTYDKKLDPLAALPTPAECAADVAAIMAKSKIAFTPGSAEIASEAGPLINEIAEVLKRCPAIPMEIAGHTDSQGSESGNAALSQARAEAVLMALQGRRVDVSNMTALGYGESTPIADNATEAGREANRRIEFSLKGAAAPETPAKAAPAEETAPTGDEIATAPEDEDLEDLVLGSSDPDDPATPADEAGEHDVQVPAAQGTAQPKTESPPSPASPATAGPAQAESEAPSEPGPEIVYTYSGPSLAPAEQTIRPKTRPASAGQD
- a CDS encoding 16S rRNA (uracil(1498)-N(3))-methyltransferase encodes the protein MSGPKVRLHVDQPLGEGQAVAVLEGAANYLFAVMRLGTGAEVLLFNGRDGEWRARVAEANKRRGVLVCEAQMRRQDFPPDLWLLFTPVKKERTNFIVEKAVELGVARLMPISTRRMNAERLRLDKQQAHAIEAAEQCGATFVPGISDLQPLDRLLASWDPARRIYWADEIRAGSDGTWPGAPGAPAAILIGPEGGFTPEERAKLDSLDFVSPVALGPRILRAETAALAAVTLWQRSFGDWA
- the ubiA gene encoding 4-hydroxybenzoate octaprenyltransferase; this translates as MADAPRGNWVDHLAPPVTRPFLRLSRADRPIGTWLLWLPCLWALALAANDGSGFSWWDLWLVASSGAGAFLMRGAGCTWNDITDRDFDASVARTRSRPLPSGQVTVKGAVIWMAAQALIAALILFSYNRLAITLGIGSLALVMIYPFAKRFTWWPQVFLGFAFNWGALLLWAAHSEDLPVAAVILWLAGIAWTLFYDTIYAHQDKEDDALIGVKSTARLFADRTGQWLAGFLVLSVLLFAAAVILTIPASRGILPVLMALCGIWAFGLHLFWQLRQLDADDPAICLRLFKSNRDAGLIPVLFLAVAIFL